One genomic region from Calypte anna isolate BGI_N300 chromosome 8, bCalAnn1_v1.p, whole genome shotgun sequence encodes:
- the LOC103537063 gene encoding coagulation factor XIII B chain isoform X2: MQMVMKMRFKSFFLFMMYSGKLFAEDTPCDLPHVENGQIAQYYYNFKSFYFPMRKDKKLSYSCLVGYTTEMGTQEGRITCTAEGWSPVPQCYKKCNKPLLENGFFYGTENYFKIFEKLQYNCNPGYHTPSGGTEDTLQCQPEGWSSQPSCTKEIKSCQVPNLHHGSYFTAQQELRLNETLQYRCDEGYYTAGGNITGEAVCLTHGWSLTPSCTKRTCSSLSAMAHGGFSPVKKIYEEGDVVHFFCEENYSVSEFDLIQCYYFGWHPDPPLCEVRRTYHNGDKVHIQCQSSFERRGSEEIQCVNGKWTSPPICIGTMDKWEPEAPPSHKADGAIRTSKTYGNEDMKMQQDCTSPPVIKNGFLIGPLWTSYKNGSSVEYGCQHYHFLDGPSTVLCVQGNWTEQPTCLEPCALNVSDMNENNIELKWRQEELIFLHGDLVEFECKQGYSFLETAIPSPGRTECNQGRLKYPKCIIQAPAEKCDSPPSIANGALTLPALPQYESGSSVQYTCSEYHFLEGSERIFCSEGQWTSPPVCIEPCTLSEKEMETNNVLLQGFYENQVYFYHGDYVGFYCKPNHFGAESGTTLFQVQCRRGQLMYPRCVERRN, from the exons ATGCAGATGGTAATGAAGATGAGATTTAAAAGCTTCTTCCTATTTATGATGTATTCAGGCAAACTCTTTGCAGAAG ATACGCCTTGTGATTTGCCACATGTAGAAAATGGACAGATTGCCCAATACTATTATAATTTCAAAAGTTTCTATTTCCCTATGCGTAAGGATAAAAAACTTTCCTattcttgtttggttggttaCACAACTGAGATGGGGACTCAGGAAGGAAGAATCACGTGTACAGCAGAGGGATGGTCTCCAGTGCCACAATGCTACA aaaagtgTAACAAGCCTCTTTTGGAAAACGGGTTTTTTTATGGTACAGAAAACTACttcaaaatatttgagaaaCTGCAATACAACTGCAATCCAGGCTACCACACTCCCAGTGGTGGTACTGAAGATACACTACAATGTCAGCCTGAAGGATGGTCCTCCCAGCCAAGCTGCACTAAAGAAATCA AGTCGTGTCAAGTACCCAATTTACATCATGGCAGCTACTTCACAGCCCAGCAAGAGCTTCGACTGAATGAAACCCTGCAGTACAGATGTGATGAGGGATATTACACAGCAGGAGGAAATATTACAGGAGAAGCAGTGTGTCTAACACATGGCTGGTCCCTTACTCCAAGCTGCACCA AAAGAACTTGCTCCTCTCTAAGTGCAATGGCCCATGGAGGTTTCAGTCCTGTGAAGAAAATCTATGAAGAGGGAGACGTGGTTCACtttttctgtgaggaaaatTATTCTGTCAGTGAATTTGACCTAATTCAATGTTATTATTTTGGATGGCATCCAGACCCACCATTGTGTGAAG TCAGAAGAACCTATCATAATGGAGACAAAGTTCACATACAGTGTCAAAGTTCCTTTGAAAGAAGAGGATCTGAAGAAATCCAATGTGTAAATGGAAAGTGGACATCCCCCCCTATTTGTATTG GAACTATGGATAAATGGGAACCTGAGGCACCACCATCACACAAGGCAGATGGAGCAATAAGGACAAGCAAAACATATGGCAATGAAGATATGA AAATGCAGCAGGACTGTACCTCTCCACCTGTGattaaaaatggttttcttATTGGTCCATTATGGACAAGTTACAAAAATGGTTCCTCAGTAGAATATGGTTGTCAGCATTACCACTTCTTGGATGGACCTAGTACTGTTTTATGTGTGCAAGGAAACTGGACAGAACAACCAACTTGCTTAG aaccATGTGCTCTTAATGTAAGTGATATGAATGAAAACAACATAGAGCTGAAATGGAGACAggaagaattaattttcctaCATGGTGATCTCGTGGAGTTTGAATGTAAACAGGGATACAGTTTTCTTGAGACTGCCATTCCATCTCCTGGCAGGACTGAGTGTAACCAGGGCAGACTGAAATATCCAAAATGCATTATTCAAG ctcctgcagaaaaaTGTGATTCTCCACCTTCAATTGCAAATGGAGCTCTGactctcccagccctgccccagtaTGAAAGTGGTTCTTCAGTTCAGTATACTTGCTCTGAGTACCATTTTTTGGAAGGATCTGAGAGGATCTTCTGTTCTGAAGGACAGTGGACTTCCCCACCAGTCTGTATAG AGCCATGTACtttgtcagaaaaagaaatggagactAATAATGTACTGCTGCAAGGCTTCTATGAGAATCAAGTTTACTTTTACCACGGGGATTATGTTGGATTTTACtgcaaaccaaaccattttGGAGCAGAATCTGGTACAACTTTATTTCAAGTGCAGTGTAGGAGAGGACAGCTGATGTATCCAAGATGTGTTGAGAGAAGGAATTAA
- the LOC103537063 gene encoding coagulation factor XIII B chain isoform X3, which yields MQMVMKMRFKSFFLFMMYSGKLFAEDTPCDLPHVENGQIAQYYYNFKSFYFPMRKDKKLSYSCLVGYTTEMGTQEGRITCTAEGWSPVPQCYKKCNKPLLENGFFYGTENYFKIFEKLQYNCNPGYHTPSGGTEDTLQCQPEGWSSQPSCTKEIKSCQVPNLHHGSYFTAQQELRLNETLQYRCDEGYYTAGGNITGEAVCLTHGWSLTPSCTKRTCSSLSAMAHGGFSPVKKIYEEGDVVHFFCEENYSVSEFDLIQCYYFGWHPDPPLCEDVKSKCPPPPLPPHAHVIAVRRTYHNGDKVHIQCQSSFERRGSEEIQCVNGKWTSPPICIGTMDKWEPEAPPSHKADGAIRTSKTYGNEDMKMQQDCTSPPVIKNGFLIGPLWTSYKNGSSVEYGCQHYHFLDGPSTVLCVQGNWTEQPTCLAPAEKCDSPPSIANGALTLPALPQYESGSSVQYTCSEYHFLEGSERIFCSEGQWTSPPVCIEPCTLSEKEMETNNVLLQGFYENQVYFYHGDYVGFYCKPNHFGAESGTTLFQVQCRRGQLMYPRCVERRN from the exons ATGCAGATGGTAATGAAGATGAGATTTAAAAGCTTCTTCCTATTTATGATGTATTCAGGCAAACTCTTTGCAGAAG ATACGCCTTGTGATTTGCCACATGTAGAAAATGGACAGATTGCCCAATACTATTATAATTTCAAAAGTTTCTATTTCCCTATGCGTAAGGATAAAAAACTTTCCTattcttgtttggttggttaCACAACTGAGATGGGGACTCAGGAAGGAAGAATCACGTGTACAGCAGAGGGATGGTCTCCAGTGCCACAATGCTACA aaaagtgTAACAAGCCTCTTTTGGAAAACGGGTTTTTTTATGGTACAGAAAACTACttcaaaatatttgagaaaCTGCAATACAACTGCAATCCAGGCTACCACACTCCCAGTGGTGGTACTGAAGATACACTACAATGTCAGCCTGAAGGATGGTCCTCCCAGCCAAGCTGCACTAAAGAAATCA AGTCGTGTCAAGTACCCAATTTACATCATGGCAGCTACTTCACAGCCCAGCAAGAGCTTCGACTGAATGAAACCCTGCAGTACAGATGTGATGAGGGATATTACACAGCAGGAGGAAATATTACAGGAGAAGCAGTGTGTCTAACACATGGCTGGTCCCTTACTCCAAGCTGCACCA AAAGAACTTGCTCCTCTCTAAGTGCAATGGCCCATGGAGGTTTCAGTCCTGTGAAGAAAATCTATGAAGAGGGAGACGTGGTTCACtttttctgtgaggaaaatTATTCTGTCAGTGAATTTGACCTAATTCAATGTTATTATTTTGGATGGCATCCAGACCCACCATTGTGTGAAG ATGTAAAAAGTAAATGTCCTCCACCACCACTTCCTCCTCATGCCCATGTCATTGCAGTCAGAAGAACCTATCATAATGGAGACAAAGTTCACATACAGTGTCAAAGTTCCTTTGAAAGAAGAGGATCTGAAGAAATCCAATGTGTAAATGGAAAGTGGACATCCCCCCCTATTTGTATTG GAACTATGGATAAATGGGAACCTGAGGCACCACCATCACACAAGGCAGATGGAGCAATAAGGACAAGCAAAACATATGGCAATGAAGATATGA AAATGCAGCAGGACTGTACCTCTCCACCTGTGattaaaaatggttttcttATTGGTCCATTATGGACAAGTTACAAAAATGGTTCCTCAGTAGAATATGGTTGTCAGCATTACCACTTCTTGGATGGACCTAGTACTGTTTTATGTGTGCAAGGAAACTGGACAGAACAACCAACTTGCTTAG ctcctgcagaaaaaTGTGATTCTCCACCTTCAATTGCAAATGGAGCTCTGactctcccagccctgccccagtaTGAAAGTGGTTCTTCAGTTCAGTATACTTGCTCTGAGTACCATTTTTTGGAAGGATCTGAGAGGATCTTCTGTTCTGAAGGACAGTGGACTTCCCCACCAGTCTGTATAG AGCCATGTACtttgtcagaaaaagaaatggagactAATAATGTACTGCTGCAAGGCTTCTATGAGAATCAAGTTTACTTTTACCACGGGGATTATGTTGGATTTTACtgcaaaccaaaccattttGGAGCAGAATCTGGTACAACTTTATTTCAAGTGCAGTGTAGGAGAGGACAGCTGATGTATCCAAGATGTGTTGAGAGAAGGAATTAA
- the LOC103537063 gene encoding coagulation factor XIII B chain isoform X1 — MQMVMKMRFKSFFLFMMYSGKLFAEDTPCDLPHVENGQIAQYYYNFKSFYFPMRKDKKLSYSCLVGYTTEMGTQEGRITCTAEGWSPVPQCYKKCNKPLLENGFFYGTENYFKIFEKLQYNCNPGYHTPSGGTEDTLQCQPEGWSSQPSCTKEIKSCQVPNLHHGSYFTAQQELRLNETLQYRCDEGYYTAGGNITGEAVCLTHGWSLTPSCTKRTCSSLSAMAHGGFSPVKKIYEEGDVVHFFCEENYSVSEFDLIQCYYFGWHPDPPLCEDVKSKCPPPPLPPHAHVIAVRRTYHNGDKVHIQCQSSFERRGSEEIQCVNGKWTSPPICIGTMDKWEPEAPPSHKADGAIRTSKTYGNEDMKMQQDCTSPPVIKNGFLIGPLWTSYKNGSSVEYGCQHYHFLDGPSTVLCVQGNWTEQPTCLEPCALNVSDMNENNIELKWRQEELIFLHGDLVEFECKQGYSFLETAIPSPGRTECNQGRLKYPKCIIQAPAEKCDSPPSIANGALTLPALPQYESGSSVQYTCSEYHFLEGSERIFCSEGQWTSPPVCIEPCTLSEKEMETNNVLLQGFYENQVYFYHGDYVGFYCKPNHFGAESGTTLFQVQCRRGQLMYPRCVERRN, encoded by the exons ATGCAGATGGTAATGAAGATGAGATTTAAAAGCTTCTTCCTATTTATGATGTATTCAGGCAAACTCTTTGCAGAAG ATACGCCTTGTGATTTGCCACATGTAGAAAATGGACAGATTGCCCAATACTATTATAATTTCAAAAGTTTCTATTTCCCTATGCGTAAGGATAAAAAACTTTCCTattcttgtttggttggttaCACAACTGAGATGGGGACTCAGGAAGGAAGAATCACGTGTACAGCAGAGGGATGGTCTCCAGTGCCACAATGCTACA aaaagtgTAACAAGCCTCTTTTGGAAAACGGGTTTTTTTATGGTACAGAAAACTACttcaaaatatttgagaaaCTGCAATACAACTGCAATCCAGGCTACCACACTCCCAGTGGTGGTACTGAAGATACACTACAATGTCAGCCTGAAGGATGGTCCTCCCAGCCAAGCTGCACTAAAGAAATCA AGTCGTGTCAAGTACCCAATTTACATCATGGCAGCTACTTCACAGCCCAGCAAGAGCTTCGACTGAATGAAACCCTGCAGTACAGATGTGATGAGGGATATTACACAGCAGGAGGAAATATTACAGGAGAAGCAGTGTGTCTAACACATGGCTGGTCCCTTACTCCAAGCTGCACCA AAAGAACTTGCTCCTCTCTAAGTGCAATGGCCCATGGAGGTTTCAGTCCTGTGAAGAAAATCTATGAAGAGGGAGACGTGGTTCACtttttctgtgaggaaaatTATTCTGTCAGTGAATTTGACCTAATTCAATGTTATTATTTTGGATGGCATCCAGACCCACCATTGTGTGAAG ATGTAAAAAGTAAATGTCCTCCACCACCACTTCCTCCTCATGCCCATGTCATTGCAGTCAGAAGAACCTATCATAATGGAGACAAAGTTCACATACAGTGTCAAAGTTCCTTTGAAAGAAGAGGATCTGAAGAAATCCAATGTGTAAATGGAAAGTGGACATCCCCCCCTATTTGTATTG GAACTATGGATAAATGGGAACCTGAGGCACCACCATCACACAAGGCAGATGGAGCAATAAGGACAAGCAAAACATATGGCAATGAAGATATGA AAATGCAGCAGGACTGTACCTCTCCACCTGTGattaaaaatggttttcttATTGGTCCATTATGGACAAGTTACAAAAATGGTTCCTCAGTAGAATATGGTTGTCAGCATTACCACTTCTTGGATGGACCTAGTACTGTTTTATGTGTGCAAGGAAACTGGACAGAACAACCAACTTGCTTAG aaccATGTGCTCTTAATGTAAGTGATATGAATGAAAACAACATAGAGCTGAAATGGAGACAggaagaattaattttcctaCATGGTGATCTCGTGGAGTTTGAATGTAAACAGGGATACAGTTTTCTTGAGACTGCCATTCCATCTCCTGGCAGGACTGAGTGTAACCAGGGCAGACTGAAATATCCAAAATGCATTATTCAAG ctcctgcagaaaaaTGTGATTCTCCACCTTCAATTGCAAATGGAGCTCTGactctcccagccctgccccagtaTGAAAGTGGTTCTTCAGTTCAGTATACTTGCTCTGAGTACCATTTTTTGGAAGGATCTGAGAGGATCTTCTGTTCTGAAGGACAGTGGACTTCCCCACCAGTCTGTATAG AGCCATGTACtttgtcagaaaaagaaatggagactAATAATGTACTGCTGCAAGGCTTCTATGAGAATCAAGTTTACTTTTACCACGGGGATTATGTTGGATTTTACtgcaaaccaaaccattttGGAGCAGAATCTGGTACAACTTTATTTCAAGTGCAGTGTAGGAGAGGACAGCTGATGTATCCAAGATGTGTTGAGAGAAGGAATTAA